A single window of Psychrobacter raelei DNA harbors:
- a CDS encoding phosphate-starvation-inducible protein PsiE produces the protein MSSPHPDNSWQHKVQSIGILMIDISHYLALLVIGFVIIWAAGAEFVSIVQGGKADLKDILMLFIYLELLAMIGIYFKTHRLPVQFLIYIAITALSRHLVVDVQAVSDTFHLWLLLTITVSIFILSTAVFLLTWTASQYGRPEDNVYKLTQKKPNKLSE, from the coding sequence ATGAGTTCCCCGCACCCAGATAACAGCTGGCAGCATAAAGTACAGTCAATAGGTATACTTATGATTGATATCAGTCATTATTTGGCACTATTGGTCATCGGTTTTGTGATTATCTGGGCTGCGGGTGCGGAGTTTGTGAGTATTGTTCAAGGCGGTAAAGCCGATTTAAAAGATATCCTAATGCTATTTATTTATCTTGAGCTGTTGGCTATGATTGGCATTTATTTTAAGACCCATCGTTTGCCGGTGCAATTTTTGATTTATATTGCCATCACGGCCTTATCTCGACATTTGGTGGTCGATGTGCAGGCAGTATCAGATACTTTCCACTTATGGTTACTGTTGACCATTACCGTGTCGATTTTTATTCTAAGTACCGCAGTATTTTTATTGACCTGGACGGCCAGTCAGTATGGTAGACCCGAAGACAATGTGTATAAGCTGACGCAGAAGAAGCCGAATAAGCTAAGTGAGTAA
- the corA gene encoding magnesium/cobalt transporter CorA: protein MSDLRTKEEQQALAFMSPTMPVYDPDAERVEDFERSGINEIVNCCVYSRKTGLFIEKIDLDEVSRTLANKGQFIWLGLYDPSIETIEAVQKAFDIHELALEDAFNENQRAKIETYGNESLFVVVRTAYLANNHIHYGTTSMFMGSNYIITIRTGASNSYAPVRAYCHRRPEKMSMGPVFVLHAVLDYVVDSYLPITDSLGEYLREQERNIFSYKFSKEILQSLYILKSQLVHMRAVMLPVQDICNFFINHKKNELVSVFPSIAKPYFRDVNDHLLRAIDAVNGLNEMLSVAMDTYMAMVNMGQNEVVRKLAAWAGILAVPTAVAGIYGMNFDVMPELHYQYAYFVVLAVILTTCVVLYRQFRKSGWL from the coding sequence ATGTCAGATCTGAGAACTAAAGAAGAGCAACAAGCTCTCGCCTTTATGTCCCCCACTATGCCGGTATATGACCCTGATGCTGAGCGCGTGGAAGATTTTGAACGCTCAGGGATTAATGAGATTGTTAACTGCTGTGTCTATTCACGCAAAACAGGCCTATTTATCGAGAAAATCGACTTAGATGAGGTCAGTAGAACACTGGCCAATAAGGGTCAGTTTATTTGGTTGGGCTTATATGATCCCAGTATTGAAACCATTGAAGCGGTTCAAAAGGCTTTTGATATTCATGAGCTGGCGTTAGAAGATGCGTTTAATGAAAACCAACGTGCAAAAATTGAGACCTACGGTAATGAATCACTATTTGTGGTAGTGCGTACCGCGTATCTTGCCAATAACCACATTCACTATGGCACCACCTCCATGTTTATGGGCAGCAATTACATTATTACCATACGTACTGGGGCATCAAACTCGTACGCACCGGTACGTGCCTACTGCCATCGCCGCCCTGAGAAGATGTCTATGGGACCGGTATTTGTGCTACATGCTGTACTGGATTATGTGGTGGACAGCTACCTGCCGATTACTGACAGCTTAGGCGAATACTTACGTGAGCAAGAGCGTAATATCTTTTCTTACAAATTTAGCAAAGAGATTTTGCAAAGCTTATACATCTTAAAGTCGCAGCTGGTACATATGCGAGCCGTTATGTTGCCGGTGCAAGACATCTGTAACTTCTTTATTAATCATAAAAAAAATGAGCTGGTTTCTGTTTTCCCCAGTATAGCCAAGCCCTACTTTAGAGATGTCAATGATCATCTACTGCGCGCGATAGATGCGGTCAATGGACTAAATGAGATGCTCAGTGTGGCGATGGATACCTATATGGCCATGGTCAATATGGGGCAGAATGAGGTGGTACGTAAACTGGCAGCTTGGGCCGGTATCTTAGCGGTACCGACAGCCGTGGCAGGAATATACGGTATGAACTTCGATGTTATGCCTGAACTACATTATCAATATGCTTACTTTGTAGTACTTGCCGTTATTTTAACCACCTGTGTGGTGTTATATCGCCAGTTTCGTAAATCCGGTTGGCTCTAG
- a CDS encoding ATP phosphoribosyltransferase regulatory subunit — MSVASKQGLLVSDSSTTSNNAQRQSSDKLSHVADIDNIWLLPDGVSDLLSEEAQKQEWLRYKLTRLLVSRGYELICPPMIEFTESLLGNASEDLKRQTFKIIDQLSGRLMGVRADITPQILRIDAHLNKMGKANKIARYCYAGHVIRTLPDGLFGSRTPLQLGAEIFGSDSLDADIELIDVLYCLINNLNLKKHLHIDIGHVAIFARLKELAGLSENDASVLMNLYANKALPELKQVCAELPMGNDFYQLAVYGHDMNALKQALSQTATQDKAIIKAVQEVQAMVAHIKNTYQSNVSVDITELGYHYHTGIVFNAYFENESQAVVRGGRFNGEGFDATSQASTAIAEELPSRSATGFSLEVTRLQRFISLNESKLVLVSFADMQGVRSDDNEKLAKDLTTKIAELRDLGHRVVRPLSSEDAPNNVTHKLILEDGEWVLRAV, encoded by the coding sequence ATGAGTGTCGCCTCCAAACAAGGATTACTTGTGTCTGACAGTTCTACAACCTCCAATAACGCTCAACGTCAATCTTCAGATAAATTGTCCCATGTGGCAGACATCGATAACATTTGGTTATTACCAGATGGGGTCAGTGATTTATTGTCTGAAGAGGCACAAAAACAAGAATGGCTGCGTTACAAGTTAACTCGGCTGTTGGTCAGCCGTGGTTATGAGCTGATTTGTCCACCTATGATTGAGTTTACCGAGTCCTTACTGGGTAACGCATCAGAGGACTTAAAGCGTCAAACCTTTAAAATCATTGATCAGCTATCGGGCCGATTGATGGGGGTGCGTGCTGATATTACACCGCAGATTTTGCGTATTGATGCTCACTTAAATAAGATGGGCAAAGCCAATAAAATTGCCAGATACTGCTATGCCGGCCACGTTATACGCACTTTACCAGATGGTTTGTTTGGTTCACGTACACCGCTACAATTAGGGGCAGAAATCTTTGGTAGTGACAGCTTAGATGCTGATATTGAGCTGATTGATGTGCTGTATTGCCTCATTAATAATCTCAATCTAAAAAAACACTTACACATAGACATAGGACATGTGGCTATTTTTGCGCGTTTAAAAGAGCTTGCTGGCTTGTCAGAAAATGACGCTTCGGTACTGATGAATTTATATGCCAATAAAGCTCTGCCTGAATTAAAACAGGTCTGTGCTGAGCTGCCGATGGGCAATGACTTTTATCAATTGGCCGTATATGGCCATGATATGAATGCGCTTAAGCAGGCCTTATCGCAGACGGCAACGCAAGATAAAGCGATTATCAAAGCCGTGCAAGAAGTGCAGGCCATGGTCGCTCATATCAAGAATACGTATCAAAGCAATGTCAGCGTAGACATCACAGAGCTTGGATACCATTATCACACTGGGATTGTTTTTAATGCCTACTTTGAAAACGAGTCACAGGCGGTGGTACGTGGTGGTCGTTTTAATGGTGAAGGCTTTGATGCTACGAGTCAGGCGTCTACAGCTATTGCCGAAGAACTGCCCTCACGTAGTGCCACGGGCTTTAGCTTAGAGGTGACCCGTTTGCAGCGCTTTATTAGCTTAAATGAATCTAAGCTAGTTTTAGTAAGCTTCGCAGATATGCAAGGCGTGCGCAGTGATGACAATGAGAAGTTGGCAAAAGATTTAACGACCAAGATTGCAGAGTTACGTGATCTAGGTCACCGAGTGGTGCGTCCTTTAAGCAGTGAAGATGCTCCCAATAATGTGACACACAAACTAATTTTAGAAGATGGTGAGTGGGTTTTACGGGCCGTATAA
- a CDS encoding DUF2237 family protein: protein MSSHHPDPKLNQRNVLGTALASCCFDPITGYYRNGFCHTGPQDIGQHTVCAKMTAEFLSFSAKTGNDLITPVPEFGFPGLKPGDYWCLCALRWLDALDHDMAPKIKLEACHESLLELVSIDTLKKYAL, encoded by the coding sequence ATGTCATCACATCACCCCGATCCTAAACTTAACCAGAGAAATGTGCTGGGCACAGCGCTTGCCAGCTGCTGCTTTGACCCCATTACTGGCTATTATCGCAATGGCTTTTGTCATACCGGCCCTCAAGATATTGGCCAGCACACCGTATGCGCGAAAATGACCGCAGAATTTTTAAGCTTTTCGGCCAAAACAGGCAATGACTTAATCACACCTGTACCTGAATTTGGGTTTCCAGGATTAAAACCGGGAGATTATTGGTGTCTTTGTGCACTACGTTGGCTGGATGCTTTAGACCATGATATGGCGCCCAAAATTAAGCTTGAGGCCTGTCATGAGAGCTTACTAGAATTGGTGAGTATAGATACCTTAAAAAAATATGCCTTATAA
- the folD gene encoding bifunctional methylenetetrahydrofolate dehydrogenase/methenyltetrahydrofolate cyclohydrolase FolD, with product MNDATATRLDGKALAKQIETELSQRVAAVIKKTGRTPILATILVGDDPASATYVRMKGNACKRVGMESIRVEMPASTTTEQLLAKIDELNNNPDVHGILLQHPVPEQIDERACFDAIDLNKDVDGVTSLGFGRMSMGEPAYGSCTPQGIMYLLERYFLKNGIEFAGKNAVVVGRSAILGKPMAQMLLNANCTVTICHSKTQNLEEHVGRADILVGAVGVPELIKKDWIKPGAIVVDAGFHPTEDGGVGDIELKGIESIAAAYTPVPGGVGPMTINTLIRQTVEAAEKAAQA from the coding sequence ATGAATGATGCTACTGCCACACGCCTTGATGGTAAAGCGCTTGCAAAACAAATTGAGACAGAGTTAAGCCAGCGCGTTGCTGCTGTTATCAAAAAAACTGGCCGCACACCTATCTTAGCCACCATTTTAGTTGGTGATGATCCCGCCTCTGCCACTTATGTACGTATGAAGGGCAATGCTTGTAAGCGTGTGGGTATGGAGTCTATCCGTGTTGAGATGCCAGCGAGTACCACTACCGAGCAGCTATTGGCCAAGATTGATGAGCTAAATAACAACCCTGATGTCCATGGTATTTTGCTTCAGCATCCGGTTCCTGAGCAGATTGATGAGCGTGCTTGTTTCGACGCCATTGACTTAAATAAAGATGTGGATGGCGTAACTTCGCTCGGTTTTGGCCGTATGAGCATGGGTGAGCCTGCTTACGGATCATGTACCCCTCAAGGTATTATGTATTTACTTGAGCGCTATTTCTTAAAAAATGGCATCGAATTTGCAGGTAAAAATGCAGTAGTGGTTGGCCGCAGTGCTATTTTGGGTAAACCAATGGCGCAGATGCTATTGAATGCCAATTGCACCGTCACTATCTGTCATTCAAAAACGCAAAACTTAGAAGAGCATGTGGGTCGTGCAGATATCCTGGTTGGTGCCGTTGGCGTACCAGAGCTGATCAAAAAAGACTGGATCAAGCCTGGTGCCATTGTGGTAGATGCTGGTTTTCATCCGACTGAGGATGGTGGCGTAGGTGACATCGAGCTTAAAGGTATTGAGTCAATTGCAGCAGCCTACACCCCAGTTCCAGGTGGGGTAGGTCCAATGACCATTAATACGTTGATTCGTCAGACAGTTGAAGCGGCTGAAAAAGCAGCTCAGGCCTAA
- a CDS encoding MaoC family dehydratase, giving the protein MVQQLYLEDLKVGDKWISGEVSLSEAEIKDFAKDYDPQPYHLDNERARDTFFGTLVASGWQTAGVTMRLMVQTIPIATGLIGAGAQISWPAPTYPNDILHIEAEVVDIKASKSKPDRGMVVVQINTFNQNQQIVQRFTCTMLAFKRTAGIPPLNNEHLLGSQV; this is encoded by the coding sequence ATGGTACAACAGCTGTATTTAGAGGATTTAAAGGTGGGCGACAAATGGATAAGTGGTGAGGTATCCCTCAGCGAGGCTGAGATTAAAGATTTTGCCAAGGATTATGATCCCCAGCCCTATCATTTAGACAATGAGCGGGCTCGGGATACGTTTTTTGGTACTTTGGTCGCCAGTGGGTGGCAGACCGCTGGGGTTACCATGCGTTTAATGGTGCAGACCATTCCTATTGCTACCGGTTTGATTGGCGCTGGGGCACAGATTAGTTGGCCGGCGCCAACTTATCCGAATGATATCTTGCATATTGAAGCGGAGGTTGTTGACATTAAAGCGTCCAAATCTAAACCAGACCGTGGCATGGTGGTGGTACAAATCAATACCTTTAATCAAAATCAGCAAATAGTGCAGCGCTTTACGTGCACCATGCTGGCCTTTAAACGCACCGCTGGCATACCCCCCTTAAATAATGAGCATCTATTAGGGTCGCAGGTATAG
- a CDS encoding adenylosuccinate synthase, translated as MGKNVVVLGSQWGDEGKGKIVDLLTEKASAVARFQGGHNAGHTLVVDGKKTVLHLIPSGILRDDVTCFIGNGVVLSPEALLIEMKELEDNNVPVRERLKISPNCPLIMPYHIALDQAREAKRGSGKIGTTGRGIGPAYEDKVARRAIKLADLFRPDLEEKLRNLIEYHNFQLTQYYKVDGIDFDTTFALCQQWRDELKELVCDVTEALNQLRMAGKNLMFEGAQGTLLDIDHGTYPFVTSSSVTAGGVSTGTGIGPLYLDYVLGITKAYTTRVGSGPFPTELFDDVGAHLAKVGHEFGATTGRARRCGWFDAEALRRAVVLNSLSGICLTKLDVLDGLDEIRIGVGYDIPESEFAAAHDGEFYETVTPKYETLPGWKGSTVGITNYDDLPEEAKAYIKRIEQLIDCPVDIISTGPDRDETIVLRDPYDA; from the coding sequence ATGGGAAAGAATGTTGTAGTACTAGGTAGCCAATGGGGCGATGAAGGTAAAGGCAAGATTGTTGACTTGCTTACCGAAAAAGCTTCTGCTGTAGCCCGCTTCCAAGGCGGTCACAATGCGGGTCACACTTTGGTGGTAGACGGCAAAAAAACAGTTCTACACTTAATTCCATCAGGTATTTTGCGTGATGACGTGACGTGCTTTATCGGTAATGGCGTGGTGTTGTCACCAGAGGCGCTACTTATCGAGATGAAAGAGCTTGAAGACAATAACGTGCCGGTTCGTGAGCGTCTAAAAATCTCACCAAACTGTCCATTAATCATGCCTTACCACATCGCACTTGACCAAGCGCGTGAAGCTAAGCGTGGTTCTGGTAAAATTGGTACGACAGGTCGTGGTATCGGTCCTGCTTATGAGGACAAAGTGGCACGCCGTGCCATCAAGCTGGCTGATTTGTTCCGCCCAGATTTAGAAGAAAAACTACGCAACTTAATTGAATACCACAATTTCCAATTGACTCAGTACTACAAAGTGGATGGCATCGACTTTGATACCACTTTTGCCCTATGCCAGCAGTGGCGTGATGAGCTAAAAGAGCTGGTTTGTGATGTGACTGAAGCCCTAAATCAATTGCGTATGGCTGGCAAAAACCTAATGTTTGAGGGTGCTCAAGGTACGTTACTTGATATCGACCACGGTACTTATCCGTTCGTAACCAGCTCAAGCGTAACTGCCGGTGGTGTATCGACGGGTACGGGTATTGGTCCTTTATACTTAGACTACGTTTTGGGTATTACCAAGGCTTATACCACTCGTGTGGGTAGTGGTCCATTCCCAACTGAATTGTTCGATGATGTGGGTGCGCATTTGGCCAAAGTGGGTCATGAATTTGGTGCAACGACAGGTCGTGCCCGCCGCTGTGGTTGGTTTGATGCCGAAGCCCTGCGCCGTGCTGTCGTATTAAATTCACTATCAGGTATCTGCTTAACCAAGCTTGATGTGTTAGATGGTTTGGATGAAATCCGTATTGGTGTGGGTTATGATATCCCTGAATCTGAGTTTGCTGCTGCCCATGACGGTGAGTTTTATGAGACGGTAACGCCGAAATATGAGACGTTACCAGGCTGGAAGGGCTCAACTGTAGGCATTACTAACTATGATGATCTACCAGAGGAAGCCAAAGCGTATATCAAGCGTATTGAGCAGTTAATTGATTGCCCTGTCGATATTATCTCAACTGGTCCTGACCGTGATGAAACCATCGTGCTACGCGACCCGTATGATGCCTAA